A single window of Polaribacter sp. SA4-10 DNA harbors:
- a CDS encoding geranylgeranyl reductase family protein: MIFDVAIIGSGPAGASAAIKLAEAGVSTVIIEKETLPRYKTCGGGFAYRGRREMPFNVSEVVEKEFFKVDAFFQKGGVHVSSERSEPIISMVMRDDFDNFLVKKAKEKGITLLEGHQLNDITFQENIILHTSKGDVKTKFVIAADGALSKTAKLTGWKETRLLIPALEYEVEVNADDFERLSKSVRLDFDAIPMGYGWCFPKQNHLSIGLASFRKIKVNYKDLYKDYLKETLKITEVIKEEMHGFQIPVSPRTDGFVRKNVFLVGDAAGFADPLTAEGISNAIFSGNMAAEAIIESNLDNELSAEIYNKKLEVTFLPELKTAYKLSKLFYENDTVRTFLMKKYGEKICEAMTQILMGERSYPLDIMKTIKKKFKSAIFS; this comes from the coding sequence ATGATATTTGATGTCGCAATAATTGGTAGTGGTCCTGCAGGTGCTTCTGCGGCAATTAAACTAGCTGAAGCTGGTGTTTCTACAGTAATTATAGAAAAAGAAACACTGCCCAGGTATAAAACTTGTGGTGGAGGTTTTGCTTATAGAGGTAGAAGAGAAATGCCCTTTAATGTTAGCGAAGTTGTAGAAAAAGAGTTCTTTAAAGTAGATGCTTTTTTCCAAAAAGGAGGGGTTCATGTTTCTTCTGAAAGGTCAGAACCAATTATTAGCATGGTTATGAGAGATGATTTTGATAATTTTTTAGTAAAAAAAGCCAAAGAAAAAGGAATTACTTTATTAGAGGGGCATCAATTAAATGATATTACATTTCAAGAGAATATTATTTTGCATACTTCAAAAGGAGATGTGAAAACAAAATTTGTAATTGCGGCTGATGGCGCTTTAAGTAAAACTGCAAAACTAACAGGTTGGAAAGAAACTCGTTTACTAATTCCTGCTTTAGAATATGAAGTTGAGGTAAATGCTGATGACTTTGAAAGACTTTCTAAAAGTGTCCGTTTAGATTTTGATGCAATTCCTATGGGTTATGGATGGTGCTTTCCAAAGCAAAATCATTTGTCAATTGGTTTAGCTTCTTTTAGAAAAATTAAAGTAAATTATAAAGATTTATATAAGGATTATTTAAAGGAAACTTTAAAGATAACAGAAGTTATTAAAGAAGAAATGCATGGTTTTCAAATACCTGTTTCTCCTAGAACTGATGGTTTTGTTAGAAAAAATGTTTTTTTAGTTGGTGATGCTGCAGGTTTTGCAGACCCATTAACTGCAGAAGGAATTTCTAATGCTATTTTTTCTGGAAATATGGCTGCAGAAGCTATTATTGAAAGCAATCTTGATAATGAATTATCAGCAGAAATTTATAATAAAAAGTTGGAAGTTACTTTTTTACCAGAACTAAAAACAGCGTATAAATTATCTAAATTATTTTATGAAAACGACACTGTAAGAACTTTCTTAATGAAAAAATATGGAGAAAAAATTTGTGAGGCTATGACCCAAATTTTAATGGGAGAAAGATCTTATCCTTTAGATATTATGAAAACGATTAAAAAGAAATTTAAAAGCGCAATTTTTTCTTAA
- a CDS encoding GLPGLI family protein, with protein sequence MKKILLIVFLISSISVFSQSNFQGKASYMSKTTMDMSRFGDEMSEQQKKQMMARFKNYLEKNFTLSFNKTESSFKENVKLDAPGTTGRRWGNNNGQGSIYKNLKDREMIEDIEQFSKRFLVVEKMDQPKWEMGVETKKIGQYTCYKATMVKVDNKVDWGKMFSRRGDNKKKDSTNTEDKKEAVKMLAVTAWYTPQIPVSSGPANYFGLPGLILEINEGRTTMLCTEIVLNPSETIEIKKPTKGKEVNREEYNKIVKKKTEEIREQFKSRGRGGRRF encoded by the coding sequence ATGAAAAAAATATTACTTATAGTCTTTTTAATTAGTTCAATATCAGTTTTTTCTCAAAGTAATTTTCAAGGTAAAGCAAGTTATATGTCTAAAACCACGATGGACATGAGCCGCTTTGGTGACGAGATGAGCGAGCAGCAGAAGAAACAAATGATGGCTCGTTTTAAGAATTATTTAGAGAAAAATTTCACATTAAGTTTTAATAAAACAGAATCTTCTTTTAAAGAAAATGTAAAGTTAGATGCTCCTGGAACAACTGGACGTAGATGGGGTAATAATAATGGCCAAGGTTCTATTTATAAAAACCTTAAAGATCGTGAAATGATTGAAGATATAGAACAATTTAGTAAACGCTTTCTAGTAGTTGAAAAAATGGATCAACCAAAATGGGAAATGGGTGTTGAAACAAAAAAAATTGGTCAATATACTTGCTACAAAGCAACAATGGTAAAAGTAGATAATAAAGTAGATTGGGGAAAAATGTTTAGTAGAAGAGGAGACAACAAAAAGAAAGACTCTACTAATACAGAAGATAAAAAAGAAGCTGTAAAAATGTTAGCAGTTACTGCATGGTATACTCCTCAAATTCCTGTAAGCTCAGGGCCAGCAAATTATTTTGGTTTACCTGGTTTAATATTAGAGATAAATGAAGGAAGAACAACCATGTTGTGTACAGAAATTGTACTAAACCCTTCAGAAACAATAGAAATAAAAAAACCAACTAAAGGTAAAGAAGTTAACAGAGAAGAATACAATAAAATTGTAAAAAAGAAAACAGAAGAAATTAGAGAACAATTTAAAAGCAGAGGAAGAGGTGGTAGAAGATTTTAA
- a CDS encoding sensor histidine kinase KdpD, which translates to MNIQKYQLLFHLITATIIATIGVQFYWNYKNYEENKRQLTNEIQLSLDNAIEEYYSTLAKEEITTIINFSNNNEDPSLGGSIRYDSIFKHSKKFQKFKSLIINKDTSLTKPKFEITNISFTSDDKNDAKKTDSIVQNFAKKISKNKKINIEDSKNKQDENYSEIKYFKGKKAADSLKLIKTLKPIFISITSNEIEYPQLDSLIKNQLDKKKIPITFVFNHLKNDTIFHSSNDSLIIRKLDKSVSSKSTYLKKGEEFKLFFNNTSLEALKRSSLGILLSLLLSLLIIGCLFYLLKIINHQKELAAIKNDLISNITHEFKTPIATISAAIEAIKDFNVLEDKEKTNKYLSISSIQINKLHQMVEKLLETAMLDSEQLVLKKETVDIVNILERLVSKHQILAYKKELSFSINLQPCYANVDVFHFENVISNLIDNAVKYGGDKIRINVISILNSIEITAADNGSGIEKNQQEKIFDKFYRVPKGNTQDIKGFGIGLYYCKKIIEKHGGIIILSSDKNQTIFKISIPNE; encoded by the coding sequence ATGAATATCCAAAAATATCAATTGCTTTTTCACTTAATAACAGCTACCATCATAGCCACTATTGGTGTACAATTCTATTGGAATTATAAAAATTACGAAGAAAATAAGCGACAATTAACAAACGAAATTCAGTTAAGTCTAGACAATGCTATAGAAGAATATTATTCAACATTAGCGAAGGAAGAAATTACAACCATTATTAATTTCAGTAACAATAATGAGGATCCAAGTTTAGGTGGAAGCATACGGTATGATTCTATTTTTAAACATTCTAAGAAATTTCAAAAATTTAAATCTCTTATAATAAATAAAGACACTTCATTAACGAAACCAAAATTTGAAATCACCAATATTTCATTTACTAGTGATGACAAAAATGATGCTAAAAAAACAGATTCCATCGTGCAAAATTTTGCAAAAAAAATATCTAAAAATAAAAAAATAAATATTGAAGATTCTAAAAACAAACAAGATGAAAACTATTCGGAAATAAAATATTTTAAAGGAAAAAAGGCTGCTGATAGTTTAAAATTAATAAAAACTTTAAAACCAATTTTCATTTCAATCACATCAAATGAAATAGAATATCCGCAATTAGATTCACTTATAAAAAACCAACTTGATAAGAAAAAAATACCCATTACTTTTGTCTTTAATCATTTAAAGAATGATACAATTTTTCATTCTTCAAACGATTCTTTAATTATAAGAAAATTAGACAAAAGTGTTTCTAGTAAATCGACTTATTTAAAAAAAGGAGAAGAGTTTAAATTATTTTTTAATAATACAAGTTTAGAAGCTCTAAAAAGAAGTTCTTTAGGAATTCTATTATCGCTCTTATTATCACTTTTAATTATTGGTTGCTTATTTTATTTATTAAAAATAATTAATCATCAAAAAGAATTAGCAGCTATTAAAAATGATTTAATTAGCAATATAACGCATGAATTTAAAACGCCTATTGCCACTATTTCTGCAGCTATTGAGGCAATTAAAGATTTTAATGTTTTAGAAGATAAAGAAAAGACGAATAAATACCTTTCGATATCCTCTATTCAGATAAATAAATTACATCAAATGGTTGAAAAACTTCTAGAAACTGCCATGTTAGATAGTGAACAGTTAGTGCTAAAAAAAGAAACTGTTGATATAGTTAATATCTTGGAAAGATTGGTTTCTAAACATCAAATATTAGCCTACAAAAAGGAACTTTCATTTTCTATAAACTTGCAACCTTGCTATGCGAACGTTGACGTTTTTCACTTCGAAAATGTGATTTCTAATTTGATTGATAATGCGGTGAAGTATGGAGGTGATAAAATTAGAATAAATGTAATTTCTATTTTAAACTCAATAGAAATTACAGCAGCTGATAACGGATCTGGCATTGAAAAGAATCAACAAGAAAAAATATTTGATAAGTTTTACAGGGTTCCTAAAGGAAACACACAAGATATTAAAGGTTTTGGAATTGGTTTGTATTATTGCAAAAAAATCATTGAAAAACATGGAGGAATTATTATTCTTTCATCAGATAAAAATCAAACAATTTTTAAAATAAGCATTCCTAATGAATAA
- a CDS encoding HAD family phosphatase, with protein sequence MKKATINMLPKGILFDFDGVVVDSFNSHYTAWKSAFKELFDTEIIPFPKSCTGKSPLIIAAHFCSVIGKEEQAEALFFLKDNHLDINFTKPKVLPGVFEITNFLTEKNIPYGIASNATKLFLKNSIHHLNLNFTTVFGVEDYEKPKPSPEAYITLAKALGFLENDFNNIWVFEDSLTGTTAAKLAGMKPIGILTVHSEKELKDAGSVIAFPTLFEAFEYLNDI encoded by the coding sequence ATGAAAAAAGCCACAATTAACATGTTGCCTAAAGGAATTTTATTTGATTTTGACGGAGTTGTAGTAGATAGTTTCAATAGCCATTATACCGCTTGGAAATCTGCTTTTAAAGAATTATTTGATACTGAAATAATTCCTTTCCCAAAGAGTTGTACAGGGAAATCTCCACTTATAATTGCGGCACATTTTTGTAGCGTAATTGGTAAAGAAGAACAAGCTGAAGCGTTGTTTTTTCTAAAGGATAACCATTTAGATATTAATTTTACAAAACCTAAAGTTTTACCTGGCGTTTTTGAAATCACCAACTTTTTAACAGAGAAAAATATTCCTTACGGAATAGCCAGTAACGCTACCAAATTGTTTCTAAAAAACAGCATTCATCATTTAAACTTAAACTTTACAACTGTTTTTGGTGTAGAAGATTATGAAAAACCAAAACCTTCGCCAGAAGCTTATATTACTTTAGCCAAAGCATTGGGTTTTTTAGAAAATGATTTTAATAATATTTGGGTTTTTGAAGACAGCTTAACAGGAACAACAGCTGCAAAATTAGCAGGCATGAAACCTATAGGTATTTTAACGGTACACTCTGAAAAAGAATTAAAAGATGCTGGAAGTGTAATCGCATTTCCTACTCTTTTTGAAGCTTTTGAGTATTTAAACGATATATAA
- a CDS encoding D-arabinono-1,4-lactone oxidase gives MKQNKNGVWASWNDNIKYNYKSLYSITSEKELQEIIRESDKIKFFGTKQSSADIASGVPTLVDMTSYNKILSYDDDALTITAQSGVILGDLLEAIESKGWCIPCLPDINTITLGGALATGTHGTSGKLLSEYVTECSIVLADGTLKKVTSEDPLIDAVRVSLGVLGALSEITFKCEPIYTLHVKEGPENDAEWLPKIQERLKKHDFLRILWLPHTDHGYVITGDKIDPDANITEKLGPKYLKHRRTASKVLYKYSHVYPWMTAIANKILFKAFFSSKKEHKGSLYQATVTKSRGSTIELSEWTIGLDKFPKVFEELKTEINKWSNKSFIHIPMDVRFIQKDSSWLSYACNEDMVTMGCVSRNAATAETYEAFKSIEKVFLKYGGKPHWGKRFAAKDAELSKVYSKWEDFKVLRKKMDPTNKFLNPYLTQLFNEKSHN, from the coding sequence ATGAAACAAAATAAAAATGGTGTTTGGGCAAGTTGGAACGACAACATTAAATACAACTATAAATCTCTTTATAGTATTACTTCTGAAAAAGAATTACAAGAAATTATAAGAGAATCAGACAAAATTAAATTTTTCGGAACCAAACAATCTTCAGCAGATATTGCTTCTGGTGTGCCAACTTTGGTGGATATGACATCCTACAATAAAATACTTTCATACGATGACGATGCACTGACAATTACGGCACAATCAGGTGTGATCTTAGGAGATTTGTTAGAAGCTATTGAATCTAAAGGTTGGTGTATTCCATGTTTACCAGATATTAACACCATTACTCTTGGGGGTGCATTGGCAACGGGTACACACGGAACAAGTGGAAAGCTACTTTCTGAATACGTAACGGAATGTAGTATCGTGTTAGCAGATGGAACACTTAAAAAAGTAACTTCAGAAGATCCATTAATAGATGCGGTTCGCGTATCCCTTGGTGTTTTAGGAGCACTCTCTGAAATCACTTTTAAATGTGAGCCGATATACACCTTGCATGTAAAAGAAGGTCCAGAAAATGACGCTGAATGGCTGCCAAAAATTCAAGAGCGCCTAAAAAAACATGATTTTCTAAGAATTTTATGGCTACCTCATACAGACCACGGCTATGTAATTACAGGAGATAAAATAGATCCAGATGCTAATATTACAGAAAAACTTGGACCTAAGTACTTAAAGCATAGGAGAACAGCCTCTAAGGTATTGTACAAATATTCACATGTGTATCCTTGGATGACTGCTATTGCTAATAAAATATTATTCAAAGCTTTTTTTAGCTCTAAGAAAGAACACAAGGGCTCTTTATATCAGGCAACAGTGACCAAATCTAGAGGGTCTACAATAGAACTATCAGAATGGACAATCGGATTGGATAAATTCCCAAAAGTATTTGAAGAACTGAAAACTGAAATCAATAAATGGTCCAACAAATCTTTTATTCATATCCCAATGGATGTGCGCTTTATACAAAAAGACTCCTCATGGCTAAGTTATGCTTGCAACGAAGATATGGTAACCATGGGTTGTGTTTCTAGAAATGCAGCTACAGCAGAAACTTACGAAGCTTTTAAAAGTATTGAGAAAGTTTTTCTAAAATATGGAGGAAAACCTCATTGGGGAAAACGTTTTGCAGCGAAAGACGCGGAATTATCTAAAGTTTACAGCAAATGGGAAGATTTTAAAGTTTTAAGAAAAAAAATGGATCCAACTAACAAATTTCTGAACCCATATTTAACTCAATTATTTAATGAAAAAAGCCACAATTAA
- a CDS encoding GLPGLI family protein — MKIKLLTTLILFCSLIINGQNFTGKAIYKTSIKSSFSFGDDKNSTMSDDMKKRLHARMQKMNQKTFILYFDQKASTYKEEIQLDAPKPQVGGAGVVLMSFGGSGNGSVYFKNIKEQRFSNQTEIMGKRFLVKDKLPEFEWELSSETKNIGNYTCYKATFTKEVENIIMTIDKGESKKEEKKEIITTTAWYTLQVSVSNGPDNYQGLPGLILEINDGKKTIVCTEIVLNPSDKIKIAEPEKGKVVSQKEFNKIQKQKSKEMMETFKSRKGVDLGNSLNIKIGG, encoded by the coding sequence ATGAAGATTAAATTATTAACAACATTAATTTTATTTTGCTCATTGATTATAAATGGGCAAAATTTTACAGGAAAAGCAATTTACAAAACAAGCATTAAATCTTCTTTTTCGTTTGGTGACGATAAAAATTCTACGATGTCTGATGATATGAAAAAACGACTTCATGCAAGAATGCAAAAGATGAATCAGAAAACTTTTATTTTATATTTTGATCAAAAAGCTTCAACATATAAAGAAGAAATACAACTAGATGCGCCAAAACCTCAAGTTGGTGGGGCTGGAGTTGTGTTGATGTCTTTTGGAGGTTCTGGAAATGGTAGTGTCTATTTCAAAAATATTAAGGAGCAGCGTTTTTCGAATCAAACAGAAATTATGGGAAAACGTTTTTTAGTGAAAGACAAACTTCCAGAGTTCGAATGGGAATTGTCATCTGAAACAAAAAATATTGGAAATTATACTTGTTACAAAGCAACATTTACTAAAGAAGTAGAAAATATTATCATGACCATAGATAAAGGTGAAAGTAAAAAAGAAGAGAAGAAAGAAATAATCACTACAACTGCTTGGTACACTCTACAAGTTTCTGTTAGTAATGGACCAGATAATTATCAAGGTTTACCGGGTTTAATATTGGAAATAAATGATGGTAAAAAAACAATTGTTTGTACAGAAATTGTTTTAAATCCTTCTGATAAAATTAAAATAGCTGAGCCAGAAAAAGGGAAAGTTGTTTCACAAAAGGAGTTTAATAAGATTCAAAAACAAAAATCTAAAGAAATGATGGAGACGTTTAAAAGTAGAAAAGGTGTTGATTTAGGAAATAGTTTAAATATTAAAATTGGAGGGTAA
- the gldA gene encoding gliding motility-associated ABC transporter ATP-binding subunit GldA, with protein sequence MSIKVSSVTKVYKNQKALNNISFSADKGQIIGFLGPNGAGKSTMMKILTGFIKPNSGEVFIDEINVLENPIEAQKVIGYLPEQNPLYTDMYVREYLQFQASIFKIDKNEIEKCIEKVGLTVEAHKKISQLSKGYKQRVGLAAAILHNPKVLILDEPTTGLDPNQLVEIRALIKELGKDKTVLFSTHIMQEVEAVCDRVIIIKKGEILVDKKLAELKENNQQTIEVTFDYKIEEQFVKRLANVVSYKNNYDNTWYITFESEEDMRPKIFDFAQENGLKILGLNAQNKNLETLFREVTTS encoded by the coding sequence ATGTCAATAAAAGTTTCATCAGTTACTAAAGTTTACAAAAATCAAAAGGCATTAAATAATATTTCTTTCTCTGCGGATAAAGGACAGATTATAGGTTTTTTAGGGCCAAATGGTGCAGGAAAATCTACAATGATGAAAATCTTAACAGGTTTCATAAAACCTAATTCAGGTGAGGTTTTTATTGATGAAATTAATGTTTTAGAAAACCCTATTGAAGCTCAAAAAGTAATTGGTTATTTGCCAGAACAAAATCCTTTATATACAGATATGTATGTAAGAGAATATTTGCAATTTCAAGCATCAATTTTTAAAATTGATAAAAATGAAATTGAAAAATGTATTGAAAAAGTAGGCTTAACTGTTGAAGCTCATAAAAAAATAAGTCAATTATCTAAAGGGTATAAGCAAAGAGTTGGTTTAGCAGCAGCAATTTTACACAATCCAAAAGTATTAATTTTAGATGAACCTACAACGGGTTTAGATCCTAATCAATTAGTGGAAATTAGAGCATTAATAAAAGAATTAGGGAAGGATAAAACGGTGCTTTTTTCTACACATATTATGCAAGAAGTAGAAGCAGTTTGTGATCGTGTAATCATTATTAAAAAAGGAGAAATTCTTGTTGATAAAAAATTAGCTGAACTAAAAGAAAACAATCAGCAAACAATAGAAGTAACTTTTGATTATAAGATTGAAGAGCAATTTGTAAAAAGGTTAGCAAACGTAGTTTCGTATAAAAATAATTACGATAATACGTGGTACATTACCTTTGAAAGTGAAGAAGATATGCGTCCAAAAATATTTGATTTTGCGCAAGAAAACGGATTAAAAATCCTTGGATTAAATGCTCAAAATAAAAATTTAGAAACGCTATTTAGAGAAGTTACAACTTCTTAG
- a CDS encoding carboxypeptidase-like regulatory domain-containing protein yields MKKIILISIFMVSWVSTAQINLIGVVKDSIGNPLEMANVIALDTVAKKITSYGFTDAKGNFKLELKTNTNYNIKISYVGFKDISQFIKTEETNISKVYSMFEDNVLDGINIVYKMPVTIKGDTIIYNADSFKNGSERKLEDVLKKLPGVEINDAGEIEVEGKVVEKIMIDGKEFFSGDTKLAAKNIPSNAVDKIQVLRNYSNVNQLSGVQNNQDRVAINIKLKEGKKNFWFGDVTVGAGNSPDDGLYLFQPKLFYYTPKYTLNVIGDLNNIGDVVLSRRDVRSFGGGFQSQSPSNGTNINLADAGIGFLNASARNANRIETKLSALNFSYSPNKKLDLSGFLIWSSNSNGQKSNNTINYNDVDAEDDFVQSLTDQTSNTGLFRFSTTYKKDFSNQLNYDVTGRFSNEFRTDDVNSLVLSDIAERERATPYKINQNLSYFYTASEKSIFALEVQHLLQNEDPFYVASLENDPNNNNPNDIDALDQFEDGFDDAAESLGLDRSNSFYNLEQDRKVKSNQLDAKLDYYYILNTKSNLNFVAGTILSRQNFNSRFFQILDSGSEYTPNPDIPGINDAQTTNDTEYNFTDIYAGLRYRLKSGIFTFTPGFTFHSYNSKNTQYGTESFQDTFLKFLPEFEVIAQFKRSESLTFSYKQEVNFTDVNQIARGIVANNYNSFFTGDAGLINASFHNLSLNYRSFNLFNASNVFARVNYRKTIDQVATNIGFIPNSVVSARNSLNSPEENETFSAFARASKTIKKIRTSIGGSFTYNKNYRFRNATGIENEIFNQNVNTSIGTNFTKAPNVSLRYNVSFTTQKDASLLEDIKSITHAPSINFDAYVWNAVTVTSDFTFNEVRQEGNKQNSFKIWNAKLAYRKDKDAKWEYELVGNNLLAEGSRTTVSQSNISFNINETFILPRFVSLRVRYQL; encoded by the coding sequence ATGAAAAAAATTATACTTATCTCCATTTTTATGGTGTCTTGGGTTTCAACTGCTCAAATTAATTTAATAGGTGTTGTGAAAGATTCTATTGGTAACCCTCTAGAAATGGCAAACGTAATTGCATTAGATACAGTGGCCAAAAAAATTACTTCTTATGGTTTTACAGATGCTAAGGGAAATTTTAAATTAGAGTTGAAAACAAATACTAATTATAACATAAAAATTAGTTATGTTGGTTTTAAAGACATTAGTCAGTTTATTAAAACAGAGGAAACTAATATCTCTAAAGTCTATAGCATGTTTGAAGATAACGTGTTGGATGGTATTAATATTGTATATAAAATGCCAGTAACTATTAAAGGAGATACAATTATTTATAACGCAGACTCTTTTAAAAACGGTTCTGAGCGAAAGTTAGAAGATGTATTAAAAAAATTACCGGGCGTAGAAATAAATGATGCGGGAGAGATTGAAGTTGAAGGAAAAGTTGTTGAAAAAATAATGATAGATGGTAAAGAGTTTTTTAGTGGTGATACAAAATTAGCTGCAAAAAATATTCCTTCTAATGCAGTAGACAAAATTCAAGTATTAAGAAACTATTCAAACGTAAATCAACTTAGTGGTGTTCAAAACAATCAAGATAGAGTTGCAATTAATATTAAATTAAAAGAAGGTAAAAAGAACTTTTGGTTTGGAGATGTAACAGTAGGTGCAGGAAATTCGCCAGATGACGGTTTGTATCTTTTTCAGCCAAAATTATTTTATTATACACCAAAATACACTTTAAATGTTATTGGAGATTTAAATAATATTGGAGATGTTGTGCTAAGTAGGAGAGATGTGAGAAGTTTTGGTGGAGGCTTTCAAAGTCAGAGTCCATCAAACGGTACAAACATTAATCTTGCAGATGCAGGTATCGGTTTTTTAAATGCTAGTGCGAGAAATGCAAATAGAATTGAAACTAAATTATCTGCACTAAACTTTAGTTATTCTCCTAATAAGAAATTAGATTTAAGTGGTTTTTTAATCTGGTCAAGTAACAGTAATGGTCAGAAAAGTAATAATACCATTAATTATAATGATGTAGATGCTGAAGATGATTTTGTTCAGAGTCTTACAGACCAAACAAGTAATACGGGTTTGTTTCGATTTAGTACAACGTATAAGAAAGACTTTAGCAATCAGTTAAATTATGATGTTACAGGTCGTTTTTCTAATGAGTTTAGAACAGATGACGTAAATTCTCTCGTTTTAAGTGATATTGCTGAAAGAGAAAGAGCAACACCTTATAAAATAAATCAAAATTTAAGCTATTTTTATACTGCGAGTGAAAAAAGTATTTTTGCTTTAGAAGTGCAACATTTACTACAGAATGAAGATCCTTTTTATGTAGCTTCTTTAGAAAATGACCCAAATAATAACAACCCAAATGATATTGATGCATTAGACCAATTTGAAGATGGTTTTGATGATGCTGCAGAGAGCTTGGGTTTAGACAGGTCTAACTCATTCTATAACCTAGAACAAGACAGAAAAGTAAAATCGAATCAATTAGATGCAAAATTAGATTACTACTATATTTTAAATACAAAGAGTAACTTAAATTTTGTTGCAGGAACGATTTTAAGTAGACAAAACTTTAATTCAAGATTTTTTCAAATTTTAGATAGTGGAAGCGAGTATACTCCTAACCCTGATATTCCAGGTATTAATGATGCTCAAACTACAAATGATACAGAGTATAATTTTACAGATATTTATGCGGGATTAAGATATCGTTTAAAATCTGGTATTTTTACATTTACACCAGGTTTTACCTTTCACTCTTACAATTCAAAAAACACACAATATGGGACAGAATCTTTTCAGGATACGTTTTTAAAATTTCTCCCAGAATTTGAAGTGATAGCACAGTTTAAACGAAGCGAAAGTTTAACATTTAGCTATAAACAAGAAGTTAATTTTACTGACGTTAATCAAATCGCAAGAGGTATTGTAGCCAATAATTATAATTCTTTTTTTACTGGAGATGCAGGTTTAATAAATGCTAGTTTTCATAATTTGAGTCTTAACTACAGAAGTTTTAATTTATTTAACGCTAGTAATGTTTTTGCGAGAGTTAATTATAGAAAAACGATAGATCAAGTAGCAACCAATATTGGCTTTATTCCAAATTCAGTAGTTTCTGCAAGAAATAGTTTAAATTCTCCTGAAGAAAACGAAACATTTTCAGCTTTTGCTAGAGCTAGTAAAACAATTAAAAAAATTAGAACTTCAATTGGTGGTAGTTTTACATATAATAAAAACTATAGATTTAGAAATGCTACCGGAATAGAAAATGAAATTTTTAATCAAAATGTTAACACAAGTATAGGAACTAACTTTACAAAAGCACCTAACGTTAGTTTAAGGTATAATGTTAGTTTTACTACCCAAAAAGATGCTTCACTTCTAGAGGATATAAAAAGTATAACACATGCTCCTTCAATAAATTTTGATGCATATGTATGGAACGCTGTAACTGTTACTTCAGATTTTACTTTTAATGAAGTTAGACAAGAAGGAAATAAGCAGAATTCATTTAAAATTTGGAATGCAAAATTAGCGTATAGAAAAGATAAGGATGCAAAATGGGAATATGAGCTAGTAGGTAATAACTTGTTAGCTGAAGGTTCTAGAACCACAGTAAGTCAAAGTAATATCTCCTTTAATATTAATGAAACGTTTATTTTACCAAGATTTGTAAGTTTAAGAGTACGGTATCAATTATAA